The Brassica oleracea var. oleracea cultivar TO1000 chromosome C6, BOL, whole genome shotgun sequence genome includes a region encoding these proteins:
- the LOC106298017 gene encoding uncharacterized protein LOC106298017, producing MSPDQSSTASSSISLELLLRCTPWFDLIPSIMRAPVQAYPSCSAFFVVGISLIGKLWILSNVYESVHLGEEAENEADLLTQIRLVQGEDEALVKMLGDEVVGVIGRPIARRICVPNNKESRKYKKNVLKEAHQSKYSIHVGATKMYHDLKRYYQLSGMKRDVAGWLAKCPTCQLVKAEYQVPSGLLQSLSMFE from the exons ATGTCACCTGACCAATCTTCCACGGCGAGCTCTTCCATCTCACTCGAGCTTCTCCTCCGTTGCACGCCGTGGTTCGACCTGATACCTTCCATCATGAGAGCGCCGGTTCAAGCTTATCCGTCGTGCTCAGCCTTCTTCGTTGTCGGAATCAGCCTCATCGGAAAGCTCTGGATCCTCTCCAATG TATATGAGTCAGTTCATCTAGGCGAGGAAGCGGAAAATGAAGCTGACCTTCTGACTCAAATAAGATTGGTCCAAGGGGAGGATGAAGCGTTGGTTAAGATGCTTGGAGATGAAGTCGTGGGGGTTATTGGAAGACCAATAGCGAGACGAATATGTGTCCCAAACAATAAGGAGTCGAGGAAGTACAAGAAAAATGTACTGAAGGAAGCACACCAATCTAAGTACTCCATACACGTAGGTGCGACGAAGATGTACCACGACCTTAAGCGGTACTATCAATTGTCAGGGATGAAAAGAGATGTAGCCGGATGGTTGGCAAAGTGTCCAACATGTCAGTTAGTAAAAGCAGAGTATCAGGTTCCAAGTGGCTTGTTGCAGAGTTTATCCATGTTTGAGTGA